In a genomic window of Leptospira andrefontaineae:
- a CDS encoding ArnT family glycosyltransferase, translating to MNFVQDRKNVPFLKWSTGFLLAVAVLPLFLTFPLDVIDIDSSQYAEIGREMTDSGNWFFIRDNGRRYLDKPILTFWKISSSFTLFGQNNYAFRLPAILMTLLSLWGVFTITKLYSGNIKRAWISVFLYALSPGLYAMVVDPKIDVYVTPYIILVFAFYYLGTKKNSAYYYAMYLAMGLGFITKGPIAVVIPGIGIGGDILFRRDWKRLLGMKLFPGGILALLPPFLWSIPLYLEFNTYGPYFFLWVQSFGRFYIKMYDQKFNPLFFYSNFSWAFGIFILPFLFWIGSNLYGFIKEKGKGLFSNILKNEWKEKDFVPAFWLFLFLFLISFSKYQLPQYIYWCLPAGAVVGSGFLLKLIESPEGSLSFIGKILVYLTSLGFIFAGILFPILVLDVPVSYYVWVAIYLGIAAIVLLYFKMDAVLGTLVVSVSFFFTLVSLYAYPLLVSYQPSKEVGEIIQEAEPGKEKFLMFGVPASKRSYAFYAKRITRTLFDPEVLFEALQKDGERMILVSEKYLPHFDEFTANRVDLDIFAEYESYKVATPEFGFFLKSKRDSLTTKVYLGKIRFKPGKETATTNSK from the coding sequence ATGAATTTCGTTCAAGATAGGAAAAACGTTCCGTTTTTGAAATGGTCTACTGGATTTCTTTTAGCAGTTGCTGTTCTGCCCTTATTTTTGACATTTCCTTTGGATGTGATCGATATAGATTCCTCCCAGTATGCGGAGATCGGCAGGGAAATGACCGATAGCGGGAATTGGTTTTTTATCCGGGATAATGGAAGAAGATACCTGGACAAACCTATCCTTACTTTCTGGAAGATCAGTTCTTCTTTTACTCTTTTCGGTCAGAATAATTATGCATTCCGTTTGCCTGCAATACTTATGACCTTACTCTCTCTCTGGGGAGTGTTTACTATAACTAAGTTATATTCAGGAAATATAAAACGTGCTTGGATCTCAGTTTTCTTGTACGCTTTATCTCCCGGATTATACGCGATGGTTGTGGATCCTAAAATAGATGTGTATGTGACTCCATATATCATTTTAGTATTCGCTTTTTATTATTTAGGGACCAAGAAGAATTCTGCTTACTATTATGCGATGTATCTTGCCATGGGACTCGGCTTTATTACAAAAGGGCCGATCGCAGTTGTGATCCCGGGGATCGGAATTGGCGGCGACATTCTTTTCAGAAGGGATTGGAAAAGACTTCTTGGGATGAAATTATTCCCAGGCGGGATATTGGCCTTACTTCCTCCGTTTTTATGGTCTATTCCTTTGTATTTGGAATTTAATACTTACGGGCCTTATTTCTTTCTTTGGGTCCAATCTTTCGGTCGTTTTTATATCAAGATGTACGACCAAAAGTTCAATCCTCTATTCTTCTATTCTAATTTCTCTTGGGCATTCGGAATATTCATATTACCGTTCCTTTTTTGGATCGGATCGAATTTGTACGGATTTATAAAAGAGAAAGGAAAAGGTCTGTTCTCGAATATTCTAAAAAATGAATGGAAGGAGAAGGATTTTGTTCCTGCATTCTGGCTCTTCCTATTTTTGTTCCTGATCAGTTTTTCCAAATACCAATTGCCTCAGTATATTTACTGGTGTCTTCCCGCGGGAGCAGTCGTTGGTTCCGGATTTTTACTTAAGCTGATTGAAAGTCCGGAAGGATCTCTTTCTTTCATAGGTAAAATTTTAGTTTATCTGACTAGTTTAGGATTCATATTTGCAGGGATCTTGTTTCCGATCTTAGTTTTAGATGTTCCGGTTTCTTATTATGTTTGGGTGGCGATTTATCTGGGAATTGCAGCGATTGTTTTATTGTATTTTAAAATGGACGCAGTGCTTGGCACCTTAGTTGTATCCGTCTCCTTCTTCTTCACTTTAGTAAGTTTGTATGCCTATCCGTTGCTTGTTTCTTATCAACCCTCTAAGGAAGTAGGGGAGATTATCCAAGAAGCGGAGCCAGGAAAAGAAAAGTTTTTGATGTTCGGTGTTCCCGCTTCCAAAAGATCTTATGCATTTTATGCAAAACGTATCACTCGGACTTTATTCGATCCGGAAGTTCTTTTCGAAGCTTTGCAGAAGGATGGAGAAAGAATGATACTCGTTTCCGAAAAGTATCTGCCTCATTTCGATGAATTCACTGCAAATCGAGTGGATTTGGATATTTTTGCGGAGTATGAGAGTTATAAGGTGGCCACTCCTGAGTTCGGTTTCTTCTTAAAATCAAAAAGGGATTCTTTGACTACAAAGGTTTATTTAGGAAAGATCCGGTTTAAGCCTGGGAAAGAGACCGCGACAACGAATTCAAAATAA
- a CDS encoding Cys-rich protein yields MRLSLFSTLFLFSFIMIGFTDCKDPYQQKCQEICGFFTSCVEKQFESKGPMEASQKSFMQIECESGCLREQGYAMPCYESEKTCTGFTRCLMESGLMD; encoded by the coding sequence ATGAGGCTGTCCCTTTTTTCGACCTTATTCTTATTTTCTTTTATTATGATCGGATTCACCGATTGTAAAGATCCCTACCAACAAAAATGCCAAGAGATCTGCGGGTTCTTCACCTCTTGTGTAGAAAAACAATTCGAATCCAAGGGACCCATGGAAGCTTCCCAAAAAAGTTTCATGCAAATTGAATGTGAATCGGGATGTTTGAGAGAACAAGGATACGCGATGCCTTGTTATGAGTCCGAAAAAACATGTACCGGATTTACACGTTGCCTTATGGAATCCGGGCTCATGGATTGA
- the rlmN gene encoding 23S rRNA (adenine(2503)-C(2))-methyltransferase RlmN, translating into MPNTEIQENGTGKIPVKGHTLEELTQLISELGEKPFRAKQIYNGLYANRYESWEEFSTIGKDLKEKLKEKFSFSSISVAKHLKSVDGTQKFTFESVPGSGKEFESVWIPSGDGGRKTICISSQIGCTLNCKFCATAKLPYMGNLKAGEIIDQILQVEKIVGDRATNIVFMGMGEPMHNYFNVMRAAKLLHDGDALGMGAKRITISTSGVVNGIRRFIENKEPYNLAISLNHPDPNGRKEIMDIEEKFALPELLDAALEYTKVLKRRITFEYVMIPGVNMSAEDAKKLVKIARRLDCKINVIPLNTEFFGWRRPSDQEIDEFLRHLEPAGVPILNRRSPGKDINGACGMLAAKS; encoded by the coding sequence ATTCCTAATACTGAGATCCAGGAGAATGGAACTGGAAAAATCCCGGTCAAGGGCCATACTCTCGAGGAACTCACTCAGCTCATTTCCGAGCTGGGCGAAAAACCTTTTAGAGCAAAACAAATTTATAATGGATTGTACGCCAATCGTTATGAGTCATGGGAAGAGTTCTCTACGATCGGTAAGGATTTAAAAGAAAAATTAAAGGAGAAGTTTAGCTTCTCCTCCATCAGCGTTGCGAAACATTTAAAATCAGTGGATGGGACCCAAAAATTCACATTCGAATCGGTTCCAGGAAGTGGAAAAGAATTCGAATCAGTTTGGATCCCTTCCGGAGATGGTGGAAGGAAAACGATCTGTATTTCTTCTCAAATAGGTTGTACCTTAAATTGCAAATTCTGCGCCACAGCAAAACTTCCTTATATGGGGAATTTAAAAGCAGGAGAGATCATAGACCAGATCCTTCAGGTAGAAAAGATCGTCGGTGATAGAGCCACAAACATAGTGTTCATGGGAATGGGCGAGCCTATGCATAATTATTTTAATGTAATGCGTGCAGCAAAACTTCTTCATGATGGAGACGCTTTGGGAATGGGCGCTAAAAGAATTACGATCTCCACTTCGGGAGTAGTAAACGGTATTCGCAGATTTATTGAAAACAAAGAGCCTTATAATCTTGCAATCTCCCTCAATCATCCTGATCCGAATGGAAGAAAAGAGATCATGGATATAGAAGAGAAGTTTGCACTTCCTGAACTTTTAGATGCTGCTTTAGAATATACCAAAGTTCTTAAACGAAGGATCACATTCGAATATGTGATGATCCCAGGCGTGAACATGAGTGCCGAAGACGCCAAAAAATTAGTGAAGATCGCAAGAAGACTGGATTGTAAAATAAACGTAATCCCTTTGAATACTGAGTTCTTCGGTTGGAGAAGACCCAGCGATCAGGAGATAGATGAGTTTTTGCGCCATCTGGAGCCTGCTGGAGTTCCTATTTTGAACAGAAGGTCCCCTGGAAAAGACATCAATGGGGCCTGCGGAATGCTCGCCGCAAAAAGTTGA
- a CDS encoding tetratricopeptide repeat protein: MQKVLGIFLVVGLILAGFQIFSPETVSSNSPEQTSSSVKPDEQEVKTETPKAVFFWITSTISSFLDQLEKESANSNSSPEILSEQELKELFQQGLDSYNASEYENAISQYDRYLAVNPKNSSAVYNRGLSKYYLNRYSESETDFDSAYSLDDKNLDALYYRGLSRFGLERKEEGLEDLNKAIDSGLIKSYAFAERAIQLGILEKAKESLADAKKAVQLDPEYPRAIFALGFAYYASGKYRDSIDSYSKVLKILPDDSISYFNRGLGYAALKRKTESCKDYKKSWDLGYENAEKQYKDFCK, encoded by the coding sequence ATGCAGAAAGTATTGGGCATTTTCTTGGTGGTCGGTTTGATCCTGGCGGGATTTCAGATCTTTTCTCCGGAAACGGTTTCTTCTAATAGTCCGGAACAAACGAGTTCTTCGGTAAAACCCGATGAACAAGAAGTAAAAACTGAAACTCCTAAAGCGGTGTTTTTTTGGATCACTTCTACTATCAGCTCCTTTCTGGACCAATTAGAGAAAGAATCGGCAAACAGTAATAGCAGTCCTGAAATTCTCTCCGAACAGGAATTGAAGGAATTATTCCAACAAGGTTTAGATTCTTATAATGCATCCGAATATGAAAATGCGATTTCCCAATATGATCGTTATCTTGCAGTGAATCCTAAAAATTCTTCCGCAGTATATAACCGGGGCCTAAGTAAATATTATTTGAATCGATACAGCGAGTCTGAAACTGATTTCGATTCCGCATATTCTTTGGATGATAAAAATCTGGATGCATTATATTATAGAGGTTTAAGTCGTTTCGGATTGGAAAGAAAAGAAGAAGGTTTAGAAGACTTAAATAAAGCCATCGATTCTGGTTTGATAAAGTCATACGCATTTGCAGAAAGAGCGATCCAGCTGGGTATATTAGAAAAAGCGAAAGAATCTTTAGCCGACGCCAAAAAAGCGGTACAATTAGACCCGGAATATCCTAGAGCGATCTTTGCCTTGGGATTTGCGTATTATGCTTCCGGAAAATATAGAGATAGTATAGATTCTTATTCCAAAGTTTTGAAAATCCTACCGGATGATTCGATATCATATTTTAATCGTGGATTGGGTTATGCTGCCTTAAAAAGGAAAACCGAGTCTTGCAAAGATTATAAAAAATCCTGGGATCTAGGATACGAAAACGCAGAAAAGCAATATAAGGATTTTTGCAAGTGA
- the sufB gene encoding Fe-S cluster assembly protein SufB: MAQALEIISDEDRYYRADNFPKGLTRKVVESISHIKNEPAWLTEFRLEAFKVYESKPLPGWGFFPNFKVDIDEYVHYIGANHKKKKSWDEVDPEVLKSFERLGIPEHERKYLAGIEAMEDSETVYANVKKELTDLGIIFCDIDTAIREYPDIVRKYIGTVVSIGDNKFSALNSAVFSGGSFAYVPKGVKTPMPLQAYFKVSAASSGQYERTLLIAEDGAELEYSEGCSSVQDKGTNFHTAVVELIAHKNSKIFYTTIQNWKKNMYNWTVKRGLCHEAAHITWTDVNIGANTIKYPGIVLQGDNSTGDILSLAFAGSGQIQDTGARIIHVGKNTRSNILAKGVSLDGGINSYRGLVKFTTGSSNAYSHVKCDGLMMDDRSQSHAYPYNDVSGQNGTLNYEATVSRIDEDQLFYLQSRGLSEDDAKLLIINGFCEGVTKHLNVEYSVEMTRLIRMILEDGKVISEHSDSAVS, translated from the coding sequence ATGGCACAAGCACTTGAGATCATTTCCGACGAAGATAGATATTATCGTGCGGATAATTTTCCCAAAGGACTTACACGCAAAGTGGTGGAGTCCATCTCCCATATTAAAAATGAGCCTGCTTGGCTGACTGAATTCCGTCTAGAAGCATTTAAAGTTTATGAAAGTAAACCTTTGCCTGGTTGGGGATTTTTTCCTAACTTCAAAGTGGATATAGACGAGTATGTGCATTATATAGGCGCAAATCATAAGAAGAAAAAATCCTGGGACGAAGTAGATCCTGAAGTATTAAAAAGTTTTGAAAGACTTGGGATCCCTGAACACGAAAGAAAATACCTGGCCGGGATCGAAGCCATGGAAGATTCCGAGACTGTTTACGCTAACGTTAAAAAGGAACTTACGGATCTTGGGATTATTTTCTGCGATATAGATACTGCTATTCGTGAATATCCTGATATCGTTCGTAAATATATCGGGACTGTAGTTTCTATCGGGGACAATAAATTCTCCGCATTGAACTCTGCAGTATTTTCCGGAGGATCTTTCGCTTACGTTCCGAAAGGTGTTAAAACTCCTATGCCTTTGCAGGCATATTTCAAAGTGAGTGCTGCTTCTTCCGGCCAATATGAAAGAACTCTTTTGATCGCAGAGGATGGAGCAGAGTTAGAATATTCGGAAGGATGTTCTTCTGTTCAGGACAAAGGCACAAATTTTCATACTGCTGTAGTGGAACTGATCGCTCATAAGAATTCCAAAATATTCTACACTACTATCCAGAACTGGAAAAAGAATATGTATAACTGGACCGTTAAACGTGGCCTTTGTCATGAAGCGGCTCATATAACATGGACGGATGTGAATATCGGCGCTAATACGATCAAGTATCCTGGTATCGTATTACAAGGTGATAATTCTACAGGGGATATTCTATCCTTAGCCTTTGCAGGTTCCGGCCAGATCCAAGATACAGGTGCAAGAATCATCCACGTAGGTAAAAATACTCGCAGTAATATTCTGGCAAAGGGTGTTTCCTTGGATGGAGGGATCAACTCTTACAGAGGTCTTGTAAAATTCACTACTGGTTCTTCAAACGCATACAGCCATGTGAAATGTGACGGTCTAATGATGGATGATCGTTCTCAGTCACATGCGTATCCTTATAATGATGTGAGCGGGCAGAATGGAACCTTAAACTATGAGGCGACTGTTTCTCGTATCGATGAGGATCAGTTATTCTATCTTCAGTCCAGAGGGCTTTCGGAAGACGATGCAAAACTTCTTATCATCAATGGTTTCTGCGAAGGTGTGACGAAACACTTAAACGTGGAATATTCTGTGGAGATGACTAGGCTTATTAGAATGATTCTGGAAGATGGGAAAGTTATTTCCGAACATTCGGATTCTGCTGTTTCCTGA
- a CDS encoding peroxiredoxin, protein MPQVTSLAPDFKAEAVIGQQIKEIKLSDYKGKWVVLFFWPLDFTFVCPTEIIEYDAKLDDFKKIGAEVLGVSVDSAFTHLAWKNTPRKQGGLGDIKYPLIADITKSIARDYGVLLEGGMALRGTFIIDPAGVIRQSTINDLPVGRNIDEAIRLVKAFQYVEKHGEVCPANWDEGKKTMKADPEKSKEYFSAVN, encoded by the coding sequence ATGCCTCAAGTTACTTCACTCGCACCGGACTTTAAAGCAGAAGCCGTAATCGGCCAGCAAATCAAGGAAATCAAACTTTCCGACTATAAAGGAAAGTGGGTTGTTCTATTCTTCTGGCCCCTCGACTTCACTTTCGTATGTCCTACTGAAATCATCGAGTATGATGCAAAATTGGACGATTTCAAAAAAATCGGAGCGGAAGTTCTGGGAGTTTCCGTAGACAGCGCTTTTACTCACCTTGCATGGAAGAATACTCCTCGTAAACAAGGCGGATTAGGTGATATCAAGTATCCTCTAATTGCAGACATAACCAAGTCAATCGCAAGAGATTACGGAGTTCTTTTAGAAGGCGGAATGGCTTTGAGAGGAACCTTCATCATCGATCCTGCTGGAGTGATCCGTCAGTCTACCATCAATGATCTTCCTGTAGGAAGAAATATTGATGAAGCAATCCGTTTAGTGAAAGCTTTCCAATACGTGGAAAAACACGGCGAAGTTTGCCCTGCAAACTGGGACGAAGGAAAGAAAACCATGAAAGCGGATCCAGAAAAGTCCAAAGAATACTTCTCTGCGGTAAACTAA
- a CDS encoding PaaI family thioesterase, with protein MKSTVRENLSFGSSPDNPDGLQLKITFDEDTKTAYGDYTVPEKFQGSPDVIHPGIIATILDEIMAKINEAMNFKTTTGELTIRFLQPAQVNQPLHLRGWFVKKNKKVIENRAEIENEIGKIVARGKGKYIELDS; from the coding sequence ATGAAATCAACGGTTCGGGAAAACCTGAGCTTCGGGTCTAGTCCTGACAATCCGGACGGTCTTCAATTAAAGATCACCTTTGATGAGGACACCAAAACCGCTTACGGTGACTATACGGTTCCTGAAAAGTTCCAAGGGTCTCCGGACGTGATCCATCCCGGAATTATCGCTACTATTTTGGACGAAATCATGGCCAAAATCAACGAGGCGATGAATTTTAAAACAACAACTGGCGAGTTGACGATCCGCTTCTTACAACCTGCACAAGTAAATCAACCTTTGCATTTACGCGGCTGGTTCGTTAAAAAGAACAAAAAAGTGATCGAAAACAGAGCCGAAATTGAGAACGAGATCGGTAAGATTGTAGCCCGCGGTAAGGGCAAATACATCGAACTCGATTCCTGA
- a CDS encoding multiheme c-type cytochrome produces MRRINPSVFFVAIFAAAFFLLFCKEEGFHQRHWAFPLESQGSITVDPNPASCGSCHLQQFGSWKSTLHSRAIGPGFLWQLPRIGKHGSENCMNCHSPNPETKTLLLSRLGWGEVTGSSWKQGSEENGIQCASCHLRKGKVYGPFPKEGNEDRIFQNSNIPHQGFIPQKEFEESEFCKNCHQSPETAKQVNGKFLMDTYGQWRRSEFAKSNVQCQNCHMPDRKHEWKGISDPEMVKSGVQTSLQVLPKEEGAEIISELKNSGVGHTFPSYSVPKVYLEVWIESITGQKRKVSEKTLGWMLDLELQKEIFDSRLSPGESAFLHVSLSKEEFSKVKRVEFVVTVDPKEYYKRMFQDNWNYKDTFREDTKSWVLPNLKKALDETNSAKYELVRLQWKK; encoded by the coding sequence TTGCGGAGGATAAATCCCTCAGTCTTCTTTGTCGCAATTTTTGCGGCGGCCTTCTTCTTATTATTTTGTAAAGAAGAAGGGTTTCACCAGAGGCATTGGGCATTCCCCCTCGAATCCCAAGGCTCGATTACAGTAGATCCGAACCCGGCCTCTTGCGGGAGCTGCCATTTACAACAGTTCGGTTCCTGGAAGTCGACTCTTCACTCCCGGGCCATCGGCCCGGGCTTTCTTTGGCAATTGCCTAGGATCGGAAAACATGGATCCGAAAATTGTATGAATTGCCACAGTCCAAATCCAGAAACCAAAACTTTATTACTCTCACGTTTGGGTTGGGGAGAAGTCACAGGCTCTAGTTGGAAACAAGGCTCGGAAGAAAACGGAATACAATGTGCGAGTTGTCATCTCCGAAAAGGAAAAGTATACGGACCATTTCCAAAGGAAGGAAATGAAGACAGAATATTCCAAAATTCGAATATTCCTCACCAAGGTTTTATTCCTCAAAAAGAGTTCGAAGAATCCGAATTTTGCAAGAACTGCCATCAATCTCCTGAGACTGCAAAACAGGTGAATGGAAAGTTCCTAATGGACACTTATGGGCAATGGAGAAGGTCCGAATTTGCCAAATCAAATGTGCAATGCCAGAATTGTCATATGCCTGATAGAAAACATGAATGGAAAGGTATCTCCGATCCGGAAATGGTAAAAAGTGGGGTCCAAACTTCCTTGCAAGTTTTACCAAAAGAAGAAGGGGCCGAAATTATCTCTGAGTTAAAAAACTCCGGAGTAGGGCATACATTTCCCAGTTATTCTGTTCCAAAAGTATACTTGGAAGTATGGATAGAATCCATAACCGGGCAAAAGAGAAAGGTCTCTGAAAAAACTTTAGGCTGGATGTTGGACTTGGAATTACAAAAAGAAATTTTTGACTCAAGACTTTCTCCTGGAGAATCCGCTTTTCTTCATGTAAGTTTATCCAAAGAAGAATTTTCCAAGGTAAAACGAGTCGAGTTCGTAGTCACAGTAGATCCGAAAGAATATTATAAAAGAATGTTCCAGGACAATTGGAATTACAAGGATACTTTCCGAGAAGACACGAAGTCATGGGTTTTGCCAAACCTGAAAAAAGCATTAGATGAAACAAACTCTGCGAAATATGAATTGGTTCGTTTGCAATGGAAAAAATAG
- a CDS encoding sulfurtransferase, translating to MFGLKIRNLGIRLLLIPFLGACHGPEYLTPYEKLALVQPVEAFNTSQLLSVSNDDYNNNTYGLITASTLESWRSNWAANRPPGISGRLIIFQISGGALSGSYVRPETGVRVYGITATSTDYTFFGQTRFNGLIDTETIVPEGKNIDAFLKRFGVNPATDLIVLAQDVPTDGNLMLTLRSWYTLYYWGLERTHLAVLNGAVSTKIGASQLTGGSSYTVPTTSGAGTLGSLYRDHTILQATLADVFNVVQGITNPIFEGSTPAPSGGSFILDARSAAEYDGSGSTVGPSNLTCADTPSCYTPFEGHVKGAKNIPFANFINANKEFLAKSDLQNLLSANGYTEGQTIIAYCRTNVRSSITGFATLAILGYPTRFYDGSWVEWGSLAYDSNGNWSNISAVSAWRTDRSSVTESITYNVGKSGIDASNISNLGTYFTPERSFAKGTNDIINQDKKYLSGSASSGGGGGGGSGGGGGGNPCGG from the coding sequence ATGTTCGGTTTAAAAATTAGAAATTTAGGAATTCGTTTATTACTAATTCCTTTTTTAGGAGCCTGCCATGGCCCGGAGTATCTTACTCCGTATGAGAAACTTGCTTTAGTGCAACCCGTGGAGGCTTTTAATACATCTCAACTTTTGTCGGTATCAAATGACGATTATAATAATAATACGTATGGGCTGATCACTGCGTCTACTTTAGAATCCTGGAGATCTAATTGGGCAGCGAACCGCCCTCCTGGGATTAGCGGAAGATTGATCATCTTTCAGATCAGCGGAGGAGCACTTTCCGGTTCTTATGTAAGACCAGAGACGGGAGTGAGAGTGTATGGGATTACTGCAACTTCCACAGATTATACTTTTTTCGGTCAGACTAGATTTAACGGTTTGATTGATACTGAGACGATCGTTCCGGAAGGGAAAAATATAGATGCATTCTTAAAACGTTTTGGTGTGAATCCAGCGACTGACCTGATCGTACTTGCACAAGATGTTCCTACGGATGGGAACCTAATGCTTACATTACGTTCTTGGTATACTCTATATTATTGGGGATTAGAAAGAACCCATCTTGCAGTTTTGAACGGAGCGGTTTCCACTAAGATAGGCGCTTCTCAACTTACGGGCGGGTCTTCCTACACTGTTCCTACAACCAGCGGCGCGGGTACTCTAGGAAGTTTATACAGGGATCATACTATATTACAGGCTACACTCGCGGATGTTTTTAATGTAGTCCAAGGTATTACAAATCCAATATTCGAAGGTTCCACTCCTGCACCTTCAGGAGGGAGTTTCATTTTAGATGCAAGATCAGCTGCAGAATATGATGGAAGTGGATCCACAGTAGGACCTTCTAACTTAACCTGCGCGGATACCCCTAGCTGTTATACTCCTTTCGAAGGGCATGTGAAAGGTGCAAAAAATATTCCTTTCGCAAACTTTATTAATGCGAATAAGGAATTCCTCGCAAAATCGGATCTCCAAAACCTTTTATCTGCGAACGGATATACGGAAGGTCAGACTATCATTGCCTATTGCAGAACTAATGTAAGATCTTCCATCACTGGATTTGCAACTCTTGCGATCCTTGGATATCCTACCAGGTTTTACGACGGTTCTTGGGTAGAATGGGGATCTCTCGCTTACGATTCTAACGGGAACTGGTCCAATATAAGTGCGGTATCCGCATGGAGAACGGATCGTTCTTCCGTGACTGAATCGATCACATATAACGTAGGAAAATCCGGGATAGATGCATCAAACATTTCTAATTTAGGAACTTATTTTACGCCAGAACGTAGCTTTGCGAAAGGTACGAATGATATAATAAACCAGGATAAAAAATATCTTTCAGGTTCTGCTTCCTCCGGTGGCGGAGGAGGCGGTGGTTCAGGAGGAGGTGGAGGAGGAAATCCTTGCGGAGGATAA
- a CDS encoding sulfurtransferase translates to MKNKLINSSLLAIVLGLLGNCGEGSSDSSALALAAIGGGTSSVKVASASDLSIESADDYNANQYGLITSSTLRTWVTDWANNKPAGITGNLVIFQANKVGADANKSLILPTAGVKVFVSVTGNNAALYSWKTFRETRNNGLITIPGGTSTTGGNGLLSGASLDEWFQTYGVDPTKDLIVFASGNGDNYGSIGHQHYTLRYWGVAHEHLAILNGTIKGQFPEAELGNDTDESVPPLNGTFSVRQLKNVDNRILTLSIEDTIEVAKNNGHHSVKGLSSTVLISDNRTANNNNDISVYTSSAGWQEYNGGENTTGTTKSGGGAIAFEGHLKGAVFVPHYNVVDRTTLDNAYAYTTSAVGTFNTLKFKSKADIKDIWDTYGTTGGPNSGAPAYEEGQTILQYCRTNTRTQTSGISTQLILGRPSVFLEDGWSIFGLLAGNFPSANFNDDVTAGASTYPSVPVKFAADVQGAIESGARGSGDGPHYNTGVKKSTVDYFQINSSATTTKKAFVDDWNYKNQ, encoded by the coding sequence ATGAAAAATAAGCTCATTAATTCGAGCCTCCTGGCAATTGTGCTGGGATTACTCGGGAATTGTGGAGAGGGATCTTCGGACAGTTCCGCACTTGCATTAGCTGCCATTGGGGGAGGAACTTCCAGTGTAAAAGTAGCAAGCGCTTCGGATCTGTCTATCGAATCTGCGGATGATTATAATGCTAACCAATACGGTTTGATCACTTCATCTACATTAAGAACTTGGGTAACCGATTGGGCAAACAATAAGCCAGCTGGTATTACAGGAAACTTGGTGATCTTCCAAGCAAACAAAGTGGGAGCAGATGCGAATAAAAGTTTAATCCTTCCTACTGCTGGAGTGAAAGTTTTTGTCTCCGTCACCGGAAACAACGCTGCACTTTATTCTTGGAAAACTTTTAGAGAAACAAGAAACAACGGTTTGATCACTATTCCAGGTGGAACTTCAACCACAGGTGGAAACGGACTTTTAAGCGGGGCAAGTTTAGACGAGTGGTTCCAAACTTACGGAGTAGACCCTACTAAGGATCTGATCGTATTTGCAAGTGGTAATGGAGACAACTATGGTTCCATTGGTCACCAACATTACACTTTAAGATATTGGGGTGTGGCTCACGAACATCTTGCTATTCTTAATGGAACTATCAAGGGTCAATTTCCGGAAGCGGAATTGGGCAATGATACTGACGAGTCAGTTCCTCCTCTGAACGGTACTTTCTCTGTTAGACAACTGAAGAATGTGGATAACAGGATCCTTACATTAAGTATCGAAGATACGATCGAAGTTGCTAAGAACAACGGGCATCATAGTGTGAAGGGGCTTTCTTCAACTGTATTGATCTCAGATAACAGAACTGCGAACAATAACAACGATATTAGCGTATATACATCTAGTGCTGGATGGCAAGAGTATAACGGCGGAGAGAATACTACCGGGACTACAAAATCCGGAGGTGGTGCTATCGCTTTCGAAGGTCACTTGAAAGGTGCAGTATTTGTTCCTCATTACAATGTAGTAGATCGTACTACTTTGGATAACGCTTACGCATATACTACTTCTGCTGTAGGAACTTTTAATACTCTGAAGTTCAAGTCTAAAGCGGATATCAAAGATATTTGGGACACTTACGGAACTACAGGTGGGCCTAACTCAGGCGCACCTGCATATGAAGAAGGCCAAACTATTCTTCAGTATTGCAGAACGAATACCAGAACCCAAACCAGTGGTATTTCTACTCAGCTTATCTTGGGACGTCCTTCCGTATTCTTAGAAGATGGATGGAGTATCTTTGGATTATTGGCGGGTAATTTTCCGTCTGCGAACTTTAACGACGATGTAACTGCGGGAGCTTCTACTTATCCTTCCGTTCCGGTTAAATTCGCCGCAGACGTTCAAGGTGCGATCGAGTCTGGTGCAAGAGGATCCGGAGATGGACCACACTATAATACAGGTGTGAAAAAATCCACTGTGGATTATTTCCAAATCAACTCCTCTGCGACAACAACCAAAAAAGCATTCGTCGACGACTGGAATTACAAAAACCAATAA